In the Syntrophus aciditrophicus SB genome, AAAAGACAGGAGATATTCCCGAAATAGGAATCGACCAGCCGACAGTCTACCGTGGCCTTGCCCGCTTCTTCCATGGCGGTCAGGACGGTCGCTTCATCCCGGAAAGGGCCATGCGTCAGGGAAAAATCCAGCCGGGCGGGGGAGCCGAGGTAATCCACAACCTGCTGAAAAACAGCCTTCTGCTCCGGGTTTGCAGAGCCGTTCCGGACATCCCGGAGGTAATCGGCGAAAAACTTGACGAAACAGGCAAAGCAGGCGGAGCTGAACGTCACGAAGGCCTGTTCGGGGCTTACCGTTCCATAGGTGATAATTCCCCGGCCGGGCACGATGGCGCATTTCCGGTTTTTCAGGGCTCGGATGATTTCCGCTGGCGCAAGGGACGTGACCACAGGCAGGTCGTGGAGGAATGTCCGGGTTTCCGTGTCCTGTGGGTGGATGGTTCCCGGAGACGTCCGGGCCAGGAAATCCACGAGAGTGCGGTAGGGTTCGGCAGGGAGCGCAAAAAGGAGTGTCGAAATGTGCAGTCCCGTGAAAATTTCCTGCAGAATCGCGCGGTTTTTATCCTCCCGGTTCCAGATCAGTTCGGCATCCCGGGCCCCCATCAAGGGAGCGCCCGCTTCGGCCAGTCCGGATCGGATAAGCTTGTCCACATATTTTCGGATCAGTCGCTCCATGCAGTCCTCATCCTTCGCTGCTCCCGTCCCAATCGATTGCCATCTCCGCTGCTTTTTCTCGAGTCGGCCGTCCCTCTTCATTCAGACCGCGGATGCGCCGGTATGCCGCCCGCGCCTTTAAAAATTCGGCCCGATCCAGGGGCGGAATTTCCAGATGGCCGTCTCCCGTGCCCGGCAACTCAAAAAAGCGGGCGGGCAGGTCGTCGTCGGTTCCACGGAAGCCGTTGTTGTCGTTCATGATCCGTTCCGAATAATCGATCCGTTCCCCCGCCGTCAACAGGTCATCAGCCGAGGATTCGACGCCCGTCACAGCGGTGTAGATCCGGGCGTATTCCTCCAGGGAAGCAGCGAAAAAAACAAACTTGCAGGCGGTAAGGGAATCGACAACGGCAAAAAGATCTTCCGCCCCTTTGATGATCCGGGCCTTGCCGCTGAAGGTAAAACGGTCCGTCGCCACAGGTTTTCGCAGGATCTCATGGCTGATGGGATAAGCCCGGAGGTGGCAGCCCCCCCGCGTCGACGTGGCATATGCCAGGGCCATTCCGTAAGCTCCCCGGGGATCGTAGCCCGGCAGTTCCAGGTTCTTCACCGTCATGGCCGTCTCCGGCCGTCCGCATGCCCGCGCATAGGCGGCGGCTCCCTGTCCCAGGGCCTGTCCGATGCCCCGTCCTGTTCCGATATCCATGAGAAGAGAGAGAATCTCCGAAGGTTCCAGGGGCCTTCCCCGAATTTCCCCATGGCAGGCCAGCGTCGCCGCCGCCGAAATGGTGTCCATCCCCAGGTCGTTGCACAGCCGGTTGGCCTCCATCACCGTTTCCAGATTGGTATTTCCCACGAGAGCGCTGAAGTGGGAAAGGGTTTCGAATTCGGGAAGGCTTCGGCCATCAGCCGCGATCTTCTTGCAGAGGATGGAACAGCCCCGGCAACCCGTCCGGCGGGGGGCATAACGTTGGCGGAAGGCATGGGCGTTCATGCGCCGGGCTGCGTCAAAGCGGGTGCGGCGGAAATTGTCCGTCGGCATCATCCGGCGGGCGTCAAGAAGGTCGTAAAGCGCCGCCGTCCCGTATTGTCCGATTCCCAGTTCCCCGAGGAGAACCGGTGAAGCCGCCATCAGGCGACGGACGTCTTCATTTGCCTTTTTCAGAGCCTCGGGGTAGGCGATACGGATTTTGCCTGAACCCCGGACGGTCAGGTATTTCAGATTCCGGGCGGCAAAATGCAGCCCCAGGCCAGCTCGACCTGCGGCGTAGTGACCGTCCACGACGATGTCGGCAAAACGAACCCCCACCCCCGCCGCGGGGCCCGCCAGGGCGACCGCTCCTTTCTTTTTCAGACGGGCATACGCCCCGGATGTCCCCGTGCCGGCCAGGGCTGCGGCATCCACAAGAGTCACCTGATCATCGGCAATTTCGATCCCGCAGAGGGTCTTTGCCCGGCCGGTGATGATCAGGCCGTCCCATCCCGCCTTTTTCAGCGCGGTTCCCAGCGATCCGCCGACGGAGGCGTCTCCTGCCGTGCCGGTCAGCGGGGAGCGGGACATGACGGTCATCCGGCCGGAAGTCGGAGAGGTCGTGCCGACCAGAGGGCCGGTAAAGAAAAGCAGGGGCATTTCCGGATGATCCCAGGACCGCGTCACCTTATCCCGGAGATAATAACCTGCCAGCCCACGGCCGCCGATCCACCGGGCATAAATCTCCCGTTCCGGACGCTTCGCTTCCGTCCGGCCGGAAGACAGATCGATTTTCAGGATTTTTCCACACCAGCCGTTCATTGCCGTTTCTTGATATGAGTTCGTTTCTTTTGTGCCGTGTCTGATCCCTTAGATAAGATCAGTTCCCTTTAAGGCGCCGCCGGGATGCTTCACGTAAACGAACAGGACGTCCGGCGCAATGAGGATTTCCTTATCCAGGCGGTTGCCGCGGTACGGGGTTGAACAACATTGAGCGCGATTATTGTAAGTCGATATGATCATCATACTTGTTCGGAATTATCAATTTACTTTTACTGCAAGGGCATTCTCATCCGAGCCATCCGCAGGCAAACCGGCGGAACGGATTGCCATGGGATCTATTTTTCGGGACCGCTTTTCATTGACATGCATTCCGAGTTTGCCTATAGTCCCTGCCCGGAAAAGGAGGGGGAAACAAATCAAGCGCAAAGGAGGTTTCATCATGTCGGACAATTTAGCGAATCCTGCACCATTGGGTCTCATGGGCTTCGGAATGACAACGGTTCTTTTAAACCTGCACAATGCCGGGCTGTTCGAGTTAGGCGCTGGAATCCTGGCCATGGGCATCTTTTATGGCGGCCTGGCCAGGTCATCGCCGGGATCATGGAGTTCAAGAAGGGCAATACCTTCGGTACGACGGCTTTCACGTCCTACGGTCTTTTCTGGCTCACCCTGGTATTTCTCGTCTACTTCAACGGACAACTCGGCATGACCAAAAACAGTGAGGCCTTTATGACCGCCTATCTGTTCATGTGGGGGCTGTTTACCTTTTTCATGTGGATCGGAACCTGGAAGGCCACCCGTGTGCTTCAGGCGGTTTTTTTAACCCTGACCATACTTTTCTGGATGCTGGCCGCCCGGGATGGCTTCGGATGGAAAGGGACGTGGGCTGTTCTTACGGGATGGGAAGGGGTCTTCTGCGGCTCCCTGGCCATTTACTGCGCCATGGCCCAGGTGCTCAATGAAAGCTTCGGCCGGATCGTGCTGCCCCTCGGAGCGAAGTAATTCCTGCGGATTATCTTTTTTCTGATATTTCCTCTTGTCATAGAGAAATCATGGTAATAGAGTAGTATGAACTAAGAAGCAGCGCTTTCGGCAGCCATGTCGGAAGCGCTGTTATTGTTGAGGAGATGTCTTTTGCTTGCCCTGATCACCATTTTTTTTTCATCCTTTGTGATTGCCCTTTCCGGGGCGATGATGCCGGGGCCGATGCTTACGGCCACGATCAGCCAAAGTTCCCGGCGAGGAATCTGGACGGGACCACTATTGGTGGTTGGTCATGGATTCCTGGAGCTGGCTCTTCTGGTGGCATTGATGATCGGCCTGGCCCCTCTTCTCCTCAAAGACAATGTTTTTACAGTCATTGCCCTTGCCGGATCCGTTATTCTTCTCTGGATGGCCTGGGACATCTTCAAGTCACTGCCCTCTCTGCGGCTGGAATGGCAGGATGGCGGAGAGCATCATGGCCGGCTGGTGCTTTACGGGATCCTCCTGAGTCTTGCCAATCCCTACTGGTATATCTGGTGGGCCACCATCGGCCTGGGGTATATCGCGCAATGCCGGACGTCCGGCATGGCCGGCATTGCCGTTTTCTTCATCGGCCATATCCTGGGGGATATGGCATTTTACGGCCTCGTTTCAACGACCGTGGCCAAAGGGCGTTCCTTTTTCAGTGAGCGCCTCTATCGAAGAGTGCTTGGTAGCTGTGCCTGCCTGCTTGTCGGCTTCGCCTTTCTCTTCGCCTTTGCCGGCCTGCAGAAAATTCTGTCCTGAAGGCTGACCGCAGGCGGAAATCCTTACGTGACGTCTCATTAATAGAGGAGGTGTGCATATGATGGGCAATATTTCTTCGAAAAACGGCAAACGCTTCTTTTCCCCGCGAAAAGCCTTTCTGTTGGGAATGGCCGGTCTGGCTCTGATTTTTTTCCTGCTGTCCTGCACGACTGTTCCCCTTACCGGAAGAAGCAGTCTGAGCCTGGTTCCCGATTCAGAACTGGTGACAATGAGTTATCAGCAATATAACGATGTCCTGAAGAAGGCGACGCTTTCCCGGGATGCGGAAAAGGTGCAGATGGTCAAGCGGGTCGGCGGAAGAATTGCCGCTGCCGCGGAATCCTTTTTGAGAGAATCAGGCGCGGGGGCGGAAGTCGCGCAGTACAAATGGGAGTTCAACCTGATTGAAGACGACAAGACGGTTAATGCCTGGTGCATGCCCGGCGGCAAAGTGGCTGTGTATACGGGGATTCTTCCCATTACCCGGGATGAAACGGGGTTGGCCGTCGTGGTGGGGCATGAGGTGGCCCATGCCATAGCACGACACGGGAACGAAAGGATGAGCCAGGCCCTTCTCGTTCAGTTCGGGGGGATCGGTTTGTCCGCGGCCCTGGCCAGTCAGGCTGCGGCCACTCAGGAGCTTTTTCTCCAACTTTACGGCGTCGGCGCGAACATCGGTTACATGCTTCCTTACAGCCGTCTCCACGAAAACGAAGCGGATCGGATCGGTCTGGTTCTCATGGCCAAGGCCGGTTATGACCCGAGAGCCGCAGTGGGGCTCTGGCAGAGGATGAATGCCCAGGGCGGTGGGCGCACTCTGGAATTTTTATCCACCCACCCGGCGCCAACAACCCGGATTGCGAATATTGAATCTCTCATTCCCGAAGCGATGCGCTATTATCAGAAACCCCGGTAGCCATGGTAACCAGGATAACTTCTGCCGCCGGCTGTTCATCCTGGTGGGCGAGTCGCAGGGTCTTGAGGATCTGCGGAACTCCAATGGCCGGTGTCACGAAATTGAAAATGTATTTAAATTGGAAGAAATCTTTGTTAAATCATCAGAAACAGCATCGCTGATGTCCACATGAAATAACAAAATACAAAATCCCCGGATTGTGGAATCCGGGGATTTTAGCGGAATCAGAATAAAATCTTCACCCTGCATTTTCTTCTTTATTTGCCGGCAAGCTTTTTGTAAATCGCGATTCTTTCTTTCGCTTCTTCTTCAGCCAGCTTATACAATTTATCAGCGACATCGGGGAACATTCTCTTCAGGCTTGAATAGCGGACTTCACCGTTGATAAACTCCTGGAAGTCTCCCTTGATTTCGCCGGAATCCAGCTGGAACGGATTTTTGCCTTCGGCGGCGAGAAGCGGGTTATAACGGTATAACGGCCAGTAACCGGCTTCCACCGCTCTTTTCTCTTCCTCCTGACTTTTCCCCATATCGATGCCATGATTGATGCAGGGCGAATAGGCGATAATCAGCGAGGTTCCGGGATAGCTTTCCGCTTCGGTAACGGCTTTAAGGAACTGAGTCTTGCTGGCTCCCATGGCCACCGAAGCGACGTACACATACCGGTAAACCATAGCCATGCGGCCGAGATCCTTTTTCCCGATAGGTTTGCCTTTTGCCGCGAATTTTGCGACTGCGCCGGTAGGTGTGGACTTGGAAGCCTGGCCGCCGGTATTGGAATAGACTTCGGTATCCAGGACAAGGATGTTCAGATCGTGATTCTGCGCCATCACGTGGTCCAGTCCGCCGTATCCAATGTCGTAGGCCCAGCCGTCTCCGCCGATCGCCCAGATCGATTTCTTCACGATCATATCTTTTAATTTGAGAATATTAATGAGGTTATCCTTTTGCGGGCCGACGGATTTCAATATCTCATTGGAAAGCGCCTCTTCAATCTGATCTCTCAGTTCCTTCGTCTTGCCGGGATCGTTCATTCCCGCCAGCCATGCTTCAAAAAGATTTTTAAGGCCTTCCGAAATGCCCTGCTGGATCGCGTCCCTCATGAAGGAAGCCAGTTTGTCACGTCTCTTGGCAACTCCCATTTCTACGCCCAGGGTAAATTCCGCGTTGTCTTCGAAGAGGGAATTGGCCCATGCCGGTCCATGTCCCTTCGGATTGACGGTGTAGGGGCAAACCGGGGCGGATCCGCCATAGATCGAAGAACATCCCGTTGCATTGCCGATGATCATCCTGTCGCCGAAGAGCTGTGTAATCACCTTGATGTACGGCGTCTCGCCGCATCCGGGGCAGGCTCCCGAGAATTCGAACAGCGGCTGGCAGAACTGGCTGCCTTTTACCGTAGTTTTAGACATGAGATTGTCCCGGACCGGGACCGTCAATGAAAATTTGTGATTAGGAATCTGCTTATCGTCCTGGCTGCACAGATATCTCATGACCAGCGCCTTTTCCTTTGACGGGCATATATCCGCGCAGTTGCCGCAGCCGACGCAGTCCAGCGGGCTGACCTGAATCCTGAATCTAAGCCCTTTGAGCTCTTTTCCCTGTGCTTCCAGCGTTGTAAAGTAATCCGGAGCTTCCTTGAGCTCTTCTTCCGTCACGAGCACTGGTCTGATCGATGCGTGCGGGCAGACAAAGGAACATTGATTGCACTGGATGCAGTTTTCAGGGATCCATTCCGGCACATGGATGGCAACCCCTCGTTTTTCATACTGCGAGGTCGCTGTCGGGAAAATGCCGTCCGGAGGAAGCGCGCTCACCGGCACTTGATCCCCCTTCTGCAGGATCATGGGGTTCATGACCTTGGTCACGAATTCGGAAACATTCTCATATGCATATTCACTGCGGGCGGACTTTGCCCATGCTTCCGGCACTTCGATGACCTTGATGGCGTCCAGTGCCTTGTCCACCGCAGCGATGTTCATGTTGACGATCTTGTCACCTTTTTTCCCGTATGTTTTTCTGATGGCGTCCTTGAGGAAGTTGATCGCCTCATCCGGCGGGATCACGTTTGCTATCTTGAAGAATGCTGCCTGCATGATCATGTTGATTCTTCCGCCGAGGCCAACCCGATCCGCAATCGTAACCGCGTCAATATTGTAAAATTTCAGGTGTTTTTCCGCGATGATTCTTCGCAGGCTGCTGGGAAGTTCCGTTTCCATCTGCTCGACTGTCCAAGGGGAGTTCAACAGGAAAATACCGCCGTCGACGATGCCTTCGAGCAGGTCGAACTGATGGACGTACGCCGGGACATGGCAGGCGATTAAATCGGCGTGTTTGATCAGATAATGAGAGAGAATTCTATTGGGGGAAAAGCGGACATGGGAAACTGTAACGCCGCCTGATTTCTTTGCATCATAGGCGAAGTAAGCCTGCGTGTACAGGTCGGTATTTTCGCCGATGATTTTGATCGCTTCCTTGTTTGCGCCGACGGTCCCGTCTGCGCCGATGCCCCAGAATTTGCACGATGATGTACCTGGAGGAGACGCGGAAAATTCTTCGCCCACTTCAAGGGACGAGTTGCTGACATCGTCATTGATGCCGACCGTGAAAGATCGCTTGGGTTCCCATTGCTCCAGATTGTCGTAAACTGCCTTCACCATGGCCGGGGTGAAATCTTTACTGCCGAGTCCGTATCTTCCGCCCACGACCATCTGTCCGAATCCCCCTTCGTTAATGGCCGTGCTGACATCCTGGTAAAGGGGTTCCCCGATGGTCAGCGGCGTTTTCACTCTGTCCAGCACGGCTATTTTCTTTGCGGATCGCGGCAGGACTTTGAAAAAGTGTTCCCTGGAGAAGGGAAGGTAGAGCCGCACCTTGATCAGGCCGAGACGGGCTCCTCTCGCGTTCAGATAATCGATGGTTCCTTCAATGACATCGCAGCTCGACCCCATGGAAACGATGATCTTGTCGGCTTCGGGATGGCCCACGTAATCAAAGAGATGGTACGGTCTTCCGGTCAGCTCGCCGACTTTTTTCATTTCTTCTTCCACAATCGCCGGCACTCGTGCGTAATACGGCGAGCAGGCTTCGCGGTTCTGAAAGTAAATATCGGAAATCTGTGATGTGCCGCGCATCTGCGGATGTTCCGGGTTCATGGATCTTGCCCGGAAGCGCTCAATCGCGTACCAGTCCACGAGTTTGGCCATATCGGTGTAATTGATCAATTCCACCTTTTGAATGACCATCGAGGTTCTGAATCCGTCAAAGCAATGAATAAAAGGAAGGCTGGCCTTTATGCTCGCCAGATGGGATACCAGTCCGAGGTCCATGACCTCCTGAGGGGAAGCCGACGCGAGCTGGCAAAATCCGGTCTGCCGAACCGCGTTAATATCGGAATGATCCCCGAAAATGCACAGGGCGTGGCCGGCGACGGACCTTGCTGCGATATGAAAGACCGCCGGCATCAGCTCGCCCGCAATCTTGTACATGTCCGGTTTCATCAACAGAAGCCCCTGAGACGCGGTGAAGGTCGTGGCAAGCGTTCCCGCAGCAAGCGCCCCATGAACTGCAGCCGCCGCTCCGGCTTCTGACTGCATTTCTATTAAATCAAGGACCTGGCCAAAAATATTCTTTTTCCCACGCGCGGCCCACTCGCTGCAATATTCCCCGATGGTACTCGACGGTGTAATCGGGTATATCGCCGCGACCTCACTCATCGCATAAGCGACGTGAGCCGCTATTTCATTTCCTTCCAGTGTCTTATTGTATCCAGCCATTATTTTCTCCTTTTAAAATAAATCGAACAACAGGTTGAAGGCTTCATCCTATGCCCGTAACAAACACTTACGGCTGCGCAAGAAACAGCCGGGGGATTAGCAATACGGCATCCATTGGCAGAGTAATGGATGAGCGTTTGGAATAGTCCTGTCTTCATTGTGCGTCTTGAAAAATTGGATTTCATGTAAAAATATTGCATCGATCCGTTCTTTGACAATAGATTATAATTGCTGATGAGAAAGTTATTTCAGCTATGATCCTCTCTGCGGCTCGTTTCACCTCCTTAAAGGCTTGTCTCAGACTGTTTTCATGGATATTCATTTCGTGAATCAGAGCCGTGTGCCCATCTGAAATGAACACATCCACTGCGGTCCCTTCCATCGTCTGTCTTCACTGAAGACCCGGGAGATTGCCCATGCCGTCCTGAGCTTGGCCCGCTTCCGGGCTTTTCTGAACCAGGGTCCTTTTTTGTCCGGATAAGAGGCATCTTTTCTTTCATGATGATGGTGGCCATTCAGCTCATGCCGGGAGGATATCCAGTTGCGAGAGGCTTGACAGAAGAGAACCTGTTTCTGTGGATTGGCGATTTTTAACCCGAAAAACCAGAAGATAGAGCTTTCGTCCTGCATCCCTGAAACCTCAGCAGCCGTCCCTTTGGTTTTGGTCAGTTCCATTCCTGAGCAAATCATAAATCAGATTGAGGTCTTCCGGGAACAAAGGATTGAACATATGAAGTTATCCCAGTGGAGTGTGTAATTTAGAATGATAAATTTAAAGCATATTTTTTTGACAAAAACAACCTGAAATCCAAAGTATCCTTATGTTTTCAGAGAGCAGAATTCCTGTGTATACGGGTTACAGGCGCATTTTTCAGGGTGAACCCATAGTAAAGAGAAAGAGCAGCCGGAGATCTTCCAGCCCGTTATTCATCCAGACGATGGAGCCCGGCCTGGCGGTGCATCTCCAGCAGGGCTTCTTTCGCCCTTTCCCTGTAATCCTTGATATGACAGAAGCGTTCCGCCCACTGGTTATCCCAGAACTTGAAGTCCGGCATGTAGATATCGACAACCCCGTCAAGCAGCTTCAGCGCTTCCACGCTTTCGTAACCGCCGCAGTTGTAGACCAGCGGGACGTTCAGCCCCATTTCAATTGCGGGGGGGAGGGCCTGCAGGATCTGCGGAACCACATGGGTCGGGGTCACGAAGTTGATGTTGTGGCAACCCTGTTTTTGGAGGCGGAGCATGATGGCAGCCAGTTCGGATGGTTCCACGGCCAGTCCGACGACGTGATGGCTGATTTCGAAGTTCTGGCAGAAGGAGCAAAGGAGATTGCAGGAACTGAAAAAAATCGTGCCGGAGCCGTACGACCCCACCAGAGGCGCCTCTTCGCCGAAATGGGGGGAATAGCTGGCAACAACGGCCTTGTCCCCCGTTCTGCAGACCCCCGTTTTACCGGCCAGCCGGTCGACGCGGCAGTTGCGCGGGCAGAGCCGGCAGGCGGGCGAAATCAGGGCAAGCGCCCGGTCAATCCGTTCCTGCAGTTTCCCTTCCCGATAGAGACGAAGACAGGATGGTTCATTCATTCACATAAACCCTTTCCAATCATCCATTGCAGACCGGAGGATCACTTTGAAATGAGGAGCATTTGAATGCGCCGGACGGCGGGAAATCCTGCCTGCATTTATCAGTTATTATTAACACAATTAAGATGCAGAGACAAAGAAGAAAGGGAATTCCGTGTGGGCGCAATCCCGGGATCGGCATGCCCAGCCTGCCAGGCAGGCACACGATTTCCGGCGGACGATGTCCACCTGTATTGAAGATCGAGGGTACGCGATGCATTGGGGATCTCGCCAATTGGAGCGTCTGTTTTATAGCCGATTGATTGGAAGACGGACTTTGCAGATTGACGCTCTTTCTTTTTATACGCTATGCGATTTTCCCGGCGCCCTCGGCATGAAGCGCCTCCCGTTCAAACCGGTTGTCCCGGTAGGGATCCCTGCCCCGCAAGCGGGCAACCGCGCCGGCCAGAAGATACAGAGGCGGGAAGAGAGGTCCCCAGCGTTCGTACTGCCGAACATGAACCTGTTCGTGGATGCGGCACCGTTTAAGGCTTTCATGGTTCCGGCCGATAATGACATGTCCGAGAGTCAGGGCTTCTATTGTGCTATTCGGGCGGCGGCGGGACAACAGAAAAGGCAGTATGCCTCCTTCAATTTCGATGACGCCACCGGTAATCGAGGCGGCGCCGCCGGAAAAGATTACAAGCGGAATCAGCAGAATGCCGATGCAGGATACCGGAAGAACCCAGCAGTATTTGAAAAATAAACCCAATGCCTTCATGTTTCCCTCTCGTTTCTCAATGTGCCCGGGCAGCTTCTTCTTTAATGATTCCCGTATCGGCCTGTCCAGTTTGTTCCATTCCCTCCGATGACTTTGCCGGGAGATAATCTATAATTTTCTCTCTAAAAATAAAACCGGAATTGTATATTAAATATAGGTTTTTCATGATGGCTGTCAAGGCAGGAACTCTGTGAAATCTGCCGCACAGGTCAAGCGTTTTCAAAGCCCCAGCCAGAGGGCAAGACGGTAGGCGGCCATGCCTCCCAGATAGGAAATAACCAGGGTCAGAAGGAGGGAGAGGATGAACCAGCGCCGGTCTTTCATTTCCTGTTTCATTACCGCCACCGTGGCCGCGCAGGGAATAAAAAGCATCAGGACGACCAGAAAGGACAGGCCCGACGCGGAACTGACCACCGAAGGCAGGAGGCTGACCAGACCTTCATCCCCCACGCCGTAAAGAACTCCCAGGGTGGCGATGGCGTTTTCCTTTGCCACGATACTGGTTAACAGCGCCGTTACCATTTTCCAGTCCAGGCCAAGGGGGACGCCCAGCGGTTCAAGGAATTTCCCTGCTTTGGCCAGGAGGCTGCTTTCCACGCGGCCTTCCGGCCAATAGGACAGCAGCCAGACGACGACGGAAACGAGGACGATCACCGTCCCCGCTTTTTTGACAAAGGCAAGGGAACGGCTCCAGATGACCATGCCGATGGTTCGAAGATTGGGCTTGTGATAAAGGGGCAGTTCCATGATGAACGGGGTTTGTTCGTCTTTCAGGAAAAGCGCGGAGGCTGCCATCCCGACGATGCCCAGGACGAGAATGTTCAAGGTAAGCAGAGACCAGGAAACGAGGGTCGCCGCATGACCGAAGAGCGCCGCGGTCATGAAGGTGAGAACGGCGAGACGGGCGGTGCAGGGGACGAAGGGAATCAGCAGCAGGGTGAGCAGCCGGGCCTTTCGAGACTCCAGTATCCGGGCGCCCATGATCGCCGGGACATTGCATCCGAACCCCAGGCAGAGTGGCATGAAGCTCTTTCCATGCAAACCGATGAGATGCATGAAGCGGTCCATGACAAAGGCCGCCCGGGCCATGTAGCCTACGTCTTCAAGCAGAGCCAGGACGGCGAAAAAGATGACCAGGATAGGCAGAAAGGTCAGCACGGAACCAGCCCCTCCAATGACGCCGTCAATGACAATGCCTCTCAGCCAGGGCGGAGAGGATGCAAAAAAAGGTTCCAGAGAACGGCCGAGCCAGCCGACTCCGTCTTCCAGAATCATCTGCAGCGGAAAGCCGACATTATAGGTCAGCAGGAAGATCAGCGCGAACACCCCGAGCAGGATCGGTATCCCCCAGAGGGGCCGGGTCAGGACATGATCGATCCGGTCGGTCAAAAGAACCTCATCCATCCGCTTTCGGGAAACCGCTTTTTCCGTGATCGCCTTAATCCAGGCATAACGGCCGTTGACCACGGCATGCAGGGCGTCTTCGTGTTCGATCAGCAACGCATTGATCCGGTCCCGGACGGTGGTCGGCACC is a window encoding:
- the feoB gene encoding ferrous iron transport protein B, coding for MNEELIPLSLLKEGEEGIVRSVKGGRGLISRLASMGISQNARIRILQSAGGRFIVEAGDARIALGWSEVGHISVVRSSSPREEEAPVAEQRRILVALAGQPNVGKSTIFNILTGLSQHVGNWPGKTVEKKEGVHIADNTEMHIVDLPGTYSLSAFSEEERVARDFILQCRPDVIALLINAASLERSLYLLSELLLLGPPVVVAVNMLDVAESAGIRINMTQLRKSLGIPVVPMIATKNTGIQDLVSRVIATVDGEEAYHPVIPGVSPDHEEVFCELLNLIHEHVPLDSYPSDWVAIKLMEGDGEITRIVEERVPTTVRDRINALLIEHEDALHAVVNGRYAWIKAITEKAVSRKRMDEVLLTDRIDHVLTRPLWGIPILLGVFALIFLLTYNVGFPLQMILEDGVGWLGRSLEPFFASSPPWLRGIVIDGVIGGAGSVLTFLPILVIFFAVLALLEDVGYMARAAFVMDRFMHLIGLHGKSFMPLCLGFGCNVPAIMGARILESRKARLLTLLLIPFVPCTARLAVLTFMTAALFGHAATLVSWSLLTLNILVLGIVGMAASALFLKDEQTPFIMELPLYHKPNLRTIGMVIWSRSLAFVKKAGTVIVLVSVVVWLLSYWPEGRVESSLLAKAGKFLEPLGVPLGLDWKMVTALLTSIVAKENAIATLGVLYGVGDEGLVSLLPSVVSSASGLSFLVVLMLFIPCAATVAVMKQEMKDRRWFILSLLLTLVISYLGGMAAYRLALWLGL